Below is a window of Rhizobium sullae DNA.
GACAGAACATGGACGAGATAGGCATTCAAACCCGCCGTCCGGAACGTCTGGCCGATCTCATCATAAACGGACGCCCCGAAGCCTTTGCTGCCACTTAGGATCACAACGGCCGGACATGTCGCATTCGCGCAGTTCCCGAAGCTCTCGACGAGAACACGGCCGGCCGGCGTCGGCACGGTAAATTGCTGCCGGGATGCAGCATGAGCATTGACAAACATACCTGCGAAAAAAACGAGAACGCACGAAAACAAGCGCATATGCTTCTAAAACTCCATTCCTTGGCGTCGCGACACAGTACGCGATCGGCCCATACCTACCGCCCCTAATCAAGCGGCTTATCTTCGGTGGGAAGACTATGCTCGGCCCACTCCCTTCTCGGTATTGGCTCGCCCATGAGAAATTCAAAGGCCGCGACCTTCTTATGATCCGGGGTGAGGTCACATTTGAATCGCAACCTATACCAATCTCGCTTGCTGTGCAGAGCCGCCCCCTCTGCCGAAAAGGAGTTTCCCGATAATTTCGGGTCGGCCATCGCATAGGCCACGACGCGATCCGGCTGGTACTCTTCGCTCCACGCTCCGACCTGAGCCATGGCTTCCAAATTGCATAGTTGTTCGATCTGATCCGCGGGCCTGAGCATCGCAAGCTCTTGTCTGGTATTTCGGCTTCTTGGATCGTCCAGCACCGTCTCCGACAGCATGCGCGACGGCTTCACCAGTGTCGGCGTTTCATCACGACGATGAACCTCGTCCGGGACCACCTCTGGAACTGCTGGCGTCTTTAACGTCGTCTCGGGCGTGTCCGCCGGCATGCCCTCGCCCTGCTGTGTAGGAGGAAGATCAGGTTGCCGTGCGGGCTTCTCCTGTTGATCGGTTCGGGGAGGGGGAAGGGTCACGATTTCCACCGCTATGCTCTGCTCCTGCTGCTCGGGCAGTTTCGGCGCGGCAGGCAAAAGCAGTATGAAGACGCCCACAAGGATATGAAGGAGCGCGGACCCCGCAAGGCCCCACCTGTTGAATCGATCCTCTGTCCGCGCCACCAACCTCATACAAGCACGTCAGAGGGCGGCAGCTACGAATTGGCGCAGATCAACAAAAAGGCTGGTTTGCTTGCCGCCTTCCATGGCGTCACCGTGGGTGGCCTTCAACCCCTCGACAGACCAGCCCGCCGAAGCCGCATCGGTGATCTGCCGCAGCTGCGGGTTTGCATCTGCTACGGAGGCGGAGAGGGTTAAGGCAACGCATATAGCCAAAATTGTTGTCAGTTTATGAGTCATCGGCATTCGATTGCTCCGGTTGCGGTAGACCCAGAAGTCGTCTGCCATGGTCCCTAAGTTCGCCTTTAGGGCCGACATACCGGTAGAGGGTGACGCGCTCGATCCCGAGTTCCGTGCAGAGATCGGAGACGGATGTATCGCGCTGCGCCATGGCGGCCTGGGCGAGGCGAACTTGCGCTTTGGTGAGCGCGAATTTGCGACCGCCTTTGCGACCTCGTGCTCTGGCTGCGGCAAGACCAGCCATCGTACGCTCACGGATCAGGTCTCGCTCGAACTCGGCCAGAGTGGCGAAGATGCCGAACACCATGCGGCCAGATGCGGTCGTGGTGTCGATCTCGGCTCCTTTTCCGGTCAACACCCGCAAGCCGATCTTGCGGTCGGACAGATCCTTCACCGTATTGACCAGATGGGTAAGCGACCGCCCGAGGCGATCAAGCTTCCAGACGACCAGCACATCGTCGGAACGCAACGATTTGAGGCAGCCAGTCAGGCCCGGTCGATCATCACGGCTGCCAGAGGCGCGATCCTCATAGATATTGTCCTGCTCAACGCCGGCGGCGCGCAGGGCGTCGTGCTGCAGGTCCAGAGACTGGGAACCATCGGCTTTGGAAACGCGAGCATATCCTATCAGCATGTTTCTTAAACGGTGGTTTGAGGCGGCGCATTACCGCAATTGCCTTGTTCCCCAGAACTGTATCTTAACCAGCATCATAAACAAAGCGTCTTGAACATCATCTGATTTTGAAAAAGGAACATGGATGCCGCGTCGTGTCACTCTAACCGATCGGCAGAAGGACGCGCTGTTGCGCCTGCCGACTTCGCAGGCAGATTTGCTCAAACACTATACGCTGAGCGACGAGGACCTCGAGCATATCAGGTACCGCCGACGACCGCACAACAGGTTCGGTTTCGCCCTGCAATTGTGTGTTCTGCGCTACCCCGGACGGGTGTTGGCTCCGGGAGAGCTGATTCCGGCGGAGGTGGTCGAGTTCATCGGAGCGCAGCTTGGCCTGCATGCCGACGATCTTGTTGACTATGCCGCCCGCGAGGAGACGCGCCACGAGCACCTTGCTGAACTGCGGATGCTTTACGGCTTCCGCACGTTCTCCGGCCGTGGCGCTCGTGAACTGAAGGACTGGCTTTTCCGGGAAGCCGAGATGGCGGTGTCGAACGAGGACATTGCCCGTCGTTTCGTGGTCGAGTGCCGCCGCACCCGCACTGTTCTTCCCGCGACATCGACGATCGAGCGGCTTTGCGCCACGGCTCTGGTCGATGCTGAGCGGCGGATCGAGACAAGAATTGCCGACCGTCTGTCTCCGTCGATCCGGGAGCAGTTGCGGGCATTGCTTGAGGATACGGTTGACGATCGTGTGACCCGGTTCGTGTGGCTGCGGCGGTTCGAGCCCGGTTCGAACTCTTCGTCGGTCAACCGGCTTCTCGACCGGCTGGAATACCTGCGACAGCTCGATCTCCCCGAAGATATTCTGGTCAACATTCCTGCCCATCGAGTGGCGCGGCTGCGCAGGCAGGGCGAGCGGTATTATGCCGATGGCATGCGTGATCTTCCGGAGGACAGACGGCTAGCGATTCTGGCCGTTTGCGCATCGGAATGGCAGGCGATGCTCGCCGACGCCGTGATCGAAACCCATGATCGGATCGTTGGCAAGCTCTACCGGGCTTCGGAGCGCATTTGCCAGGAGAAGGTTGCGGACGAAGCGACTGCGGTGCGCGCCACCTTGAAATCCTTCGCCGAAATCGGTGGAGCCTTAGTGGATGCACAGGATGACGGCCAGCCGCTGGAAACCGTCATCGGCAATGGAGAGGGCTGGGACAGGTTCAAAACCCTGGTTGCCACGGCGGTCAGCCTGACAGCGACCATGACGGCCGACCCGCTCAATCATGTGCTTGACGGCTATCATCGCTTCCGCCGCTATGCTCCTCGTATGTTGCGCCTGCTCGATCTTCGGGCTGCGCCGGTCGCGATGCCGCTGCTCGACGCCGTGACGGCGCTACGTGGAGGTGCAAGAGTTTCAGTGCATCCCGACTTTCTGCGGCCAAGCTCGAAATGGCATCGTCATCTTCGTGCCCAGCCGGCTGGCGATACCCGACTTTGGGAGATCGCGGTGCTGTTCCACCTGCGCGATGCGTTCCGATCCGGAGATGTCTGGCTGGTGCGGTCCCGGCGCTATGGCGATCTGAAACAGGCACTCGTTCCTGCGCAAGCCGTGGCGGAAAGCGGCCGTCTCGCCGTGCCATTACGGCCGGAGGAATGGTTGGCCGACCGGCAAGCGCGCCTCGATAGCCGGCTGCGGGAGCTCGGCCGCGCCGCTCGCGCGGGCACGATTCCAGGCGGGTCGATCGAAAACGGTATCTTGCACATCGAAAAGCTTGCGGCTGCCGCGCCGGTCGGCGCCGAGGACCTGGTTCTCGACCTTTATAAGCAGATACCACCGACACGCATTACCGACCTGCTGTTGGAAGTCGATGCTGCGACCGGCTTCTGCGAAGCCTTCACCCATCTCCGCACGGGAGCGCCCTGCGCAGACCAGATCGGATTGATGAACGCCATCTTTGCGGAGGGGATCAATCTCGGCCTGCGCAAGATGGCGGACGCAACGAACACCCACACCTTCTGGGAGTTGATCCGCATTGCGCGCTGGCATGTCGAGGGTGAAGCCTATGACCGGGCGCTCGCCATAGTCGTAGAAGCGCAAGCCAATTTGCCGATGGCCCAATTCTGGGGGACCGGCATCTCGGCATCGAGTGACGGCCAGTTCTTCGCGGCGACGGAGCAAGGCCAAGCGATGAACCTGGTCAACGCGAAATACGGCAATACGCCGGGTTTGAAGGCTTACAGTCACGTCTCGGATCAATATGCTCCGTTCGCAACCCAGGTGATCCCCGCAACGGCAAGCGAAGCGCCCTATATCCTCGATGGTCTGCTCATGAACGACGCTGGTCGCCATATCCGCGAGCAATTCGCTGACACCGGGGGCTTCACCGACCACGTCTTTGCCGCCTGTGCCATTCTCGGCTACCGGTTCGCCCCACGTATCCGGGACCTGCCATCCAAAAAGCTCTACGCGTTCAATCCTTCGGCCGCGCCGGCGCATTTACGAACCATGATCGGCGGAAAGATCAATCAGGCCCTGATAGAACGCAACTGGCCCGACGTTCTCCGCATCGCGGCGACCATTGCGGCCGGAAGTGTCGCACCCAGCCAGATTCTGCGTAAGCTCGCCTCATATCCACGACAGAACGAACTCGCCACAGCCTTGCGCGAGGTCGGCCGCATAGAGCGGACTCTCTTTATGGTCGACTGGATTCTGGATGCCGAACTGCAACGCCGAGCCCAGATCGGGCTCAACAAGGGCGAGGCCCATCACGCCCTGAAACGAGCCATCAGCTTCCATCGGCGCGGAGAAATCCGCGATCGGTCCGCCGAAGGCCAACACTACCGCATTGCCGGCATGAACCTGCTCGCCGCCATCATCATCTTCTGGAATACCTTGAAGCTCGGCGAAGTCGTCGCCAGCCAGAAGCGCGGCTATCGCCCGATCTGCTGACCCACGTCTCTCCTCTCGGATGGGAACACATAAACCTCACGGGCGAATATCGATGGCCAAAGCCTTAGCGTAGGATTCCGCCCCCTCCCGCAAACGACCCCAAATGGGGAGGCTCACTGGTTGTGCTCGACCCTTCCAACGAGGTTGCGCCGATGGTGATGGAGCACCGGCGCAAGGCCGGCCGGCGTGTAATCGTCCTCGATCCGAAAAACGCGGGTTCGGGCTTCAACGCGCTCGACTGGATCGGTCGCCACGGCGGCACCAAGGAAGAGGACATCGCCGCCGTCGCATCATGGATCATGAGCGACCGGCGTCCGCGATGACTTCTTCCGCGCATCTGGTCTTCAGCTTCTGACCGCGATGATCGCCGATGTCTGCCTGTCTGGGCATACGGATAAGAAGCATCAGACCCTGCGGCAGGTTCGCGCCAATCTCTCGGAGCCGGAGCCAAAGCTTCGTGCACGCCTGCAGGAGATCTACGACAATTCAGCCTCCGACTTCGTGAAAGAAAATGTCGCCGCCTTCGTCAACATGACGCCCGAGACCTTCTCCGGCGTCTACGCCAATGCGATCAAGGAAACGCATTGGCTGAGCTATACGAACTACGGCGCGCTGGTGTCCGGTTCCAGCTTCTCCACCGAAGCGCTGGCCGATGGCGACACCGACGTCTTCATCAATATCGATCTCAAGACTTTGGAGACCCATGCCGGCCTGGCGCGGGTTATCATCGGTTCCTTCCTCAATGCGATCTACAATCGCGATGGCGCGATCAAGGGCCGGGCACTGTTCCTCCTCGATGAGGTCGCAAGGCTCGGTTACATGCGGGTGCTGGAGACGGCGCGTGATGCCGGCCGTAAATACGGCATCACGCTCACGATGATCTATCAGTCGATCGGCCAGCTGCGCGAAACCTATGGCGGACGGGATGCCTCCAGCAAGTGGTTCGAGAGCGCCAGCTGGATTTCGTTCGCGGCGATCAACGATCCGGA
It encodes the following:
- a CDS encoding DUF930 domain-containing protein; this encodes MEIVTLPPPRTDQQEKPARQPDLPPTQQGEGMPADTPETTLKTPAVPEVVPDEVHRRDETPTLVKPSRMLSETVLDDPRSRNTRQELAMLRPADQIEQLCNLEAMAQVGAWSEEYQPDRVVAYAMADPKLSGNSFSAEGAALHSKRDWYRLRFKCDLTPDHKKVAAFEFLMGEPIPRREWAEHSLPTEDKPLD
- a CDS encoding recombinase family protein, translated to MLIGYARVSKADGSQSLDLQHDALRAAGVEQDNIYEDRASGSRDDRPGLTGCLKSLRSDDVLVVWKLDRLGRSLTHLVNTVKDLSDRKIGLRVLTGKGAEIDTTTASGRMVFGIFATLAEFERDLIRERTMAGLAAARARGRKGGRKFALTKAQVRLAQAAMAQRDTSVSDLCTELGIERVTLYRYVGPKGELRDHGRRLLGLPQPEQSNADDS